From Bdellovibrio svalbardensis, one genomic window encodes:
- a CDS encoding lysophospholipid acyltransferase family protein, translating into MFLKLLSYPRSLIGVIIFIFLTAASAGSLVIVNILFNNRKIEDHIVEFWTRNSCRLFGVNVVVKGLENRPEGGFLYVFNHTSFFDIFAMNGWLGSFRFGAKIELFKIPVFGAGMRRAGILPIARSRREEVFKVYQAAEARIKAGERFALAPEGTRQEVESLGPFKSGPFVFAINAKAPIVPVIVKGAAAILPKGHYIPNWGVWKRTITLEVLPAVDTTPYTIDQRPLLQEKVRQIMAPYFHGDDF; encoded by the coding sequence ATGTTTTTAAAATTGCTTTCTTATCCTCGATCTTTGATTGGTGTTATTATCTTTATCTTTTTGACTGCGGCCAGTGCGGGCTCTTTGGTCATTGTTAATATCCTTTTTAACAATCGCAAAATCGAAGATCATATCGTGGAGTTTTGGACTCGCAATTCCTGCCGACTGTTTGGTGTGAATGTTGTTGTAAAGGGTTTGGAAAATCGCCCGGAGGGTGGTTTCTTGTATGTCTTTAATCACACAAGCTTCTTTGATATTTTCGCCATGAATGGCTGGCTGGGAAGCTTTCGTTTCGGAGCCAAAATCGAACTTTTTAAAATTCCTGTGTTTGGTGCAGGAATGAGAAGAGCGGGCATTCTTCCCATTGCGCGCAGTCGCCGCGAGGAAGTATTCAAGGTTTATCAAGCTGCTGAAGCGCGCATCAAAGCCGGTGAACGTTTTGCCCTCGCTCCCGAAGGAACGCGCCAAGAAGTTGAAAGCCTGGGGCCATTTAAATCCGGTCCGTTTGTTTTTGCGATCAATGCCAAAGCGCCCATTGTTCCCGTGATTGTCAAAGGGGCCGCCGCAATTTTACCAAAGGGTCATTATATTCCGAATTGGGGTGTCTGGAAGCGCACAATCACCTTGGAAGTTTTGCCGGCTGTGGATACGACTCCTTACACTATTGATCAAAGACCTTTGCTTCAGGAGAAAGTTCGTCAGATCATGGCGCCATATTTCCATGGAGATGATTTCTAA
- a CDS encoding TIGR04552 family protein — translation MPQRFIFDSSILSSVVGGHSAIDIPKLNIHTLDAASAFLLSYGFDINEKSDVEKLSYYHRRALVLMIEKLGFNEAEIPDIFRDLKQLGDIRNLLIYASTQDSDQVQMQRWACAIIRCMHVFVHAENDLFSSFSEEIQSQILTPFQDCILHDGNTHRTVLKDPAGELDSIELLGFEVKPFKTSSSTVIKLLAKPDALAMKIFDKLGVRFITRNLFDTFQVVRFLIKQNVISFPHIMPDQSSNNLYPVEVFMQVCDDLSHRLDTLDEKSIQDAFDQKLAEMGDGVKFLRKENFFSGEDYRFIKFISRKLIHIKPQGSKEAFSFFYPFEVQIMDQSAHQRILSGPSEHQAYKERQRIAARKRLFPELS, via the coding sequence ATGCCTCAGCGTTTCATATTCGATTCTTCTATTCTGAGTTCAGTCGTAGGTGGTCATTCGGCCATCGATATTCCTAAGCTGAATATTCATACTTTGGACGCAGCCAGCGCTTTTCTTCTTTCCTACGGTTTTGATATCAATGAAAAAAGTGACGTCGAAAAACTAAGCTATTACCACCGTCGTGCTTTGGTTTTGATGATTGAAAAGCTTGGATTCAATGAGGCTGAGATCCCTGATATTTTCAGAGACCTCAAGCAGCTTGGGGATATTCGCAATCTTTTAATTTACGCAAGCACTCAAGATTCAGATCAAGTTCAAATGCAGCGCTGGGCCTGTGCGATCATTCGTTGTATGCACGTTTTTGTGCATGCGGAAAATGATTTATTCAGTTCATTTTCAGAAGAGATCCAGTCGCAGATTTTGACTCCGTTTCAAGACTGCATTCTGCATGATGGAAACACCCATAGAACCGTTTTGAAAGATCCTGCAGGAGAGCTGGATTCCATTGAGCTGCTTGGATTCGAAGTGAAGCCATTTAAGACTTCATCCAGCACGGTGATAAAGCTTTTGGCCAAGCCCGACGCTTTGGCAATGAAGATCTTTGATAAACTGGGTGTGCGTTTTATCACGCGCAATCTGTTTGATACTTTCCAAGTCGTACGTTTTTTGATCAAGCAGAATGTTATCAGCTTTCCGCACATCATGCCGGATCAAAGCTCGAACAACCTCTATCCAGTCGAAGTTTTCATGCAGGTCTGCGATGATCTTTCCCATCGTTTGGATACTTTGGATGAGAAGAGCATTCAAGATGCTTTTGATCAGAAATTGGCAGAGATGGGTGATGGGGTAAAATTCCTGCGCAAGGAGAATTTTTTCTCTGGCGAAGACTATCGTTTTATTAAATTTATTTCCCGTAAGTTGATTCATATCAAACCTCAAGGCAGCAAAGAGGCATTTAGTTTCTTCTATCCTTTTGAAGTTCAGATTATGGATCAATCGGCGCATCAGCGTATTTTGTCTGGCCCCTCAGAGCATCAAGCTTACAAGGAAAGACAAAGAATTGCGGCGCGCAAACGTTTATTTCCTGAATTGAGTTAA